A section of the Deinococcus taeanensis genome encodes:
- a CDS encoding MFS transporter, whose amino-acid sequence MPGRAPSPLLFAALGTLVFLNVYAPQSLLGTLAGEFHAGAARVGGVIGATMLAMALASPLAGVLADAWGRRRTVMAAFALLVLPALLATQAHTLDALNAARFAQGLLIPGVMVALNAYIGEEVSPARRARALTGYVTGTVLGGFLGRFLAGVIAAHAPWQAAFAFLAATSLAGALLSTRLPAETHFRPSRDARGVLRALGAHLRNSSLLATCAVGFLLLFTLVGTFNTLTLRLSAPPYGLNTAQTGAVFAVYLLGVVITPVAAPFLAARGPRTGLLTAAGASAAGLLLTLAAPLPLIIAGVAAAACGVFLAQAAALNAVQRHVTQARSLAAGLYHLAYYGGAAVASVVAGHIFEAALWPGVVALVTGSMLLAALVGAVGWRPRP is encoded by the coding sequence GTGCCCGGCCGCGCTCCGTCCCCGCTGCTGTTTGCGGCGCTGGGCACCCTGGTGTTCCTGAACGTGTACGCCCCGCAGAGCCTGCTGGGCACCCTGGCCGGTGAGTTTCACGCGGGTGCAGCCCGCGTGGGCGGCGTGATCGGCGCGACCATGCTCGCCATGGCGCTCGCGTCCCCCCTGGCCGGCGTTCTTGCGGACGCCTGGGGCCGGCGGCGCACTGTGATGGCCGCCTTCGCGCTGCTGGTCCTCCCGGCGCTGCTCGCCACGCAGGCCCACACGCTGGACGCCCTGAACGCCGCGCGGTTCGCGCAGGGGCTGCTGATCCCCGGCGTCATGGTGGCCCTGAACGCCTACATCGGCGAGGAGGTTTCGCCCGCCCGCCGCGCCCGCGCACTGACCGGGTACGTGACCGGCACCGTGCTGGGCGGTTTCCTGGGCCGGTTCCTGGCAGGCGTGATCGCCGCGCACGCTCCCTGGCAGGCGGCGTTCGCGTTCCTGGCGGCAACCAGCCTCGCCGGGGCGCTGCTCAGCACCCGGCTGCCCGCCGAGACTCACTTCCGGCCGTCCCGTGACGCCCGCGGCGTTCTGCGCGCCCTGGGAGCGCACCTGCGTAATTCCTCGCTGCTGGCCACATGTGCCGTGGGGTTCCTGCTTCTGTTCACGCTGGTCGGCACGTTCAACACCCTCACCCTGCGCCTGAGCGCCCCGCCGTACGGTCTGAACACCGCGCAGACCGGGGCGGTGTTCGCCGTGTACCTGTTGGGTGTGGTGATCACTCCGGTCGCGGCGCCGTTCCTGGCCGCCCGCGGGCCCCGGACCGGGCTGCTCACGGCGGCCGGGGCGAGCGCCGCCGGGTTGCTGCTGACCCTGGCGGCCCCCCTGCCTCTGATCATTGCGGGCGTCGCGGCAGCGGCCTGCGGTGTGTTCCTGGCGCAGGCCGCTGCGCTGAACGCCGTGCAGCGTCACGTCACGCAGGCCCGCAGTCTCGCTGCCGGGCTCTATCACCTGGCGTACTACGGCGGGGCGGCGGTTGCCAGCGTCGTTGCCGGGCACATCTTCGAAGCGGCGCTCTGGCCGGGCGTGGTGGCCCTGGTCACCGGGAGCATGCTGCTGGCCGCGCTGGTCGGCGCGGTGGGCTGGCGCCCGCGGCCCTGA
- a CDS encoding HD domain-containing protein, which produces MNALAPLLALDARLDRVWAWVQAQMRPDAAHDDAHLARVARWTIRCAPDVPPVLAVAAALTHDVVNLPKNHPQRTQASELSAQAVLVHLPALGFTPQDADAIAQAVRDHSYSRGATPTTPLGMALQDADRLDALGALGVLRVAGVGGQLGRAMLHPEDPWAQDRTPDDLAYTVDHFFTKLLRLDGTFLTPAGQAEARRRTLTMRAFLAELASELEIAPPEH; this is translated from the coding sequence GTGAACGCCCTGGCGCCCCTGCTGGCACTGGACGCGCGCCTGGACAGGGTGTGGGCGTGGGTGCAGGCGCAGATGCGGCCGGACGCGGCGCATGACGACGCGCACCTGGCGCGCGTGGCGCGCTGGACGATCCGCTGCGCGCCGGACGTGCCGCCCGTGCTTGCGGTCGCGGCGGCCCTCACGCACGACGTGGTGAACCTCCCGAAAAACCACCCGCAGCGCACGCAGGCCAGTGAACTGAGTGCGCAGGCGGTCCTCGTTCACCTGCCGGCCCTGGGGTTCACGCCCCAGGACGCGGACGCGATTGCCCAAGCCGTGCGGGACCACAGTTACTCGCGGGGCGCCACGCCCACCACGCCGCTGGGAATGGCGCTGCAGGACGCCGACCGTCTGGACGCCCTGGGCGCGCTGGGGGTCCTGCGGGTGGCGGGCGTGGGCGGGCAGCTGGGGCGCGCCATGCTGCACCCGGAGGATCCGTGGGCGCAGGACCGCACGCCGGATGATCTGGCCTACACGGTGGATCACTTCTTCACGAAACTGCTGCGGCTGGACGGCACCTTCCTCACGCCGGCCGGGCAGGCTGAGGCGCGCCGGCGTACGCTGACCATGCGGGCCTTTCTGGCGGAACTGGCCAGTGAGCTGGAAATCGCCCCGCCCGAACACTGA
- a CDS encoding DinB family protein has product MMSLDPRAPIGPIRDLPRTPQSLTQVAGRMEDAVRAWRTLLSAPDGTPLTGGALLARRPHPQGWSVAQLAHHTADAHVHGLNRLRYALTTPGYVVQPFNQDAWLTLPDAALPVSAALALLDAANVRWAALLRGLDAARLDTHLTHPHEGEQDLWRLVAKHDWHLRHHLAQAQLAAQEGG; this is encoded by the coding sequence ATGATGAGCCTGGATCCGCGCGCGCCCATCGGGCCGATCCGTGACCTGCCCCGCACCCCGCAGAGCCTGACGCAGGTGGCCGGGCGCATGGAGGACGCCGTCCGGGCGTGGCGCACCCTGCTGAGCGCCCCGGACGGCACGCCCCTGACCGGCGGCGCCCTGCTGGCGCGGCGCCCACACCCGCAGGGCTGGAGTGTCGCCCAGCTCGCGCACCACACTGCGGACGCGCACGTGCATGGCCTGAACCGGCTGCGGTACGCGCTGACCACACCAGGGTACGTGGTACAGCCCTTCAATCAGGACGCGTGGCTGACCCTGCCGGACGCGGCGCTGCCGGTGAGCGCCGCGCTGGCCCTCCTGGACGCCGCGAACGTCCGCTGGGCGGCACTGCTGCGCGGTCTGGACGCCGCGCGCCTGGACACGCACCTGACGCATCCGCACGAAGGGGAGCAGGACCTGTGGCGGCTGGTCGCCAAGCACGACTGGCACCTGCGCCACCACCTGGCGCAGGCGCAGCTGGCCGCGCAGGAAGGCGGGTGA
- a CDS encoding GGDEF domain-containing protein translates to MPSALLQTESTTPHEQMFRRQALTAIVGISLATALLGLTVSFPLAWAPGIKMGLAFLVVKNIGFLLWLRAFPAQYPLLGALHFLILVGTSVYKFSQAVLGEHLAAPGGLGTYSYWLPLGYVVAFLVFPRRVALLCSAGVLTVLTGIVLLYVLTGGDETAVQRTNSTLLVQVLLTHVTFISFFVLFGVLQDRYVRVIAQAQSEARAGYLDLLTGVPNRRQLTVWLSGRLHSPLGTEELSVILFDIDHFKQVNDTHGHDYGDEVLRRTAAAVTGQLRRGTLFGRWGGEEFLVILPGAGAAEAQGVAERIRLGVAQVRYDRPLTVTVSLGVAQARAGDSLESLVKRADDALYGAKRAGRNQVQAA, encoded by the coding sequence GTGCCGAGCGCGCTCCTCCAGACCGAATCGACCACGCCGCACGAACAGATGTTTCGCCGGCAGGCGCTGACGGCCATCGTGGGCATCTCGCTCGCCACGGCGCTGCTGGGGCTGACCGTGAGCTTCCCGCTGGCGTGGGCGCCCGGCATCAAGATGGGCCTGGCGTTCCTGGTGGTGAAGAACATCGGGTTCCTGCTGTGGCTGCGGGCGTTTCCGGCGCAGTACCCGCTGCTGGGTGCGCTGCATTTCCTGATTCTGGTGGGCACCAGCGTGTACAAGTTCTCGCAGGCGGTGCTGGGAGAACACCTGGCCGCCCCGGGGGGTCTGGGCACGTACTCGTACTGGTTGCCGCTGGGGTACGTGGTGGCGTTCCTGGTGTTTCCGCGCCGGGTGGCGCTGCTGTGCTCCGCGGGGGTGCTCACGGTCCTGACCGGCATCGTGCTGCTGTACGTGCTGACCGGCGGGGACGAGACAGCCGTGCAGCGCACGAACTCGACGCTGTTGGTGCAGGTGCTGCTCACGCACGTGACGTTCATCAGTTTCTTCGTGCTGTTCGGCGTGCTTCAGGACCGCTACGTGCGCGTGATTGCCCAGGCGCAGAGCGAGGCGCGCGCCGGGTACCTGGATCTGCTGACCGGGGTGCCCAACCGGCGGCAGCTGACCGTGTGGCTCTCCGGTCGCCTGCATTCACCCCTGGGGACCGAGGAACTCAGTGTGATCCTGTTCGATATCGACCACTTCAAGCAGGTGAACGACACGCACGGGCATGATTACGGGGATGAAGTGCTGCGCCGCACTGCCGCCGCTGTGACCGGGCAGTTGCGCCGGGGGACGCTGTTCGGCCGCTGGGGCGGGGAGGAGTTCCTGGTGATCCTGCCGGGTGCGGGCGCGGCGGAGGCGCAGGGGGTGGCCGAGAGGATCCGGCTGGGGGTCGCTCAGGTCAGGTATGACCGGCCGCTCACCGTGACGGTGAGTCTGGGCGTGGCCCAGGCGCGGGCAGGGGACTCGCTGGAGTCCCTCGTCAAACGCGCCGATGACGCGCTGTACGGCGCGAAGCGCGCAGGCCGTAACCAGGTGCAGGCCGCCTGA
- a CDS encoding histidine phosphatase family protein: MTSPALHLTLVRHGATDWNGAGRWQGWTDTPLGALGETQAARLNSRLAGRTFDAAHSSDLARAARTAELVLPAGTPLTLDVRLRELHFGQYEGVTTGEVLHDPHYAEWQLDPWQRPAPGGESLAAVGARLRKWAGSLPAGQVIAFSHGAAIRALLCDLFAWPAQPQPGYVLPFPYQLAHTSLTTLTRHGQGADVRWTLHTYNDHAHLE, encoded by the coding sequence ATGACCAGCCCCGCCTTGCACCTGACGCTCGTCCGGCACGGCGCCACCGACTGGAACGGCGCCGGGCGCTGGCAGGGTTGGACCGACACCCCGCTGGGCGCCCTGGGGGAAACGCAGGCGGCGCGCCTGAACTCCCGGCTCGCGGGCCGCACCTTCGACGCGGCGCACAGCAGCGACCTGGCCCGCGCCGCCCGCACCGCCGAACTGGTCCTGCCGGCCGGCACGCCCCTGACGCTCGACGTCCGCCTGCGCGAACTGCACTTCGGGCAGTATGAGGGCGTCACCACTGGTGAGGTGCTGCACGACCCGCACTACGCCGAGTGGCAGCTCGACCCCTGGCAGCGGCCCGCGCCGGGCGGCGAGAGTCTGGCGGCGGTGGGCGCGCGGCTGCGGAAATGGGCCGGATCGCTGCCCGCCGGGCAGGTGATTGCGTTCAGTCACGGCGCCGCCATCCGCGCGCTGCTGTGCGACCTGTTCGCCTGGCCCGCCCAGCCCCAGCCCGGGTACGTGCTGCCCTTCCCGTACCAGCTGGCACACACCAGCCTCACCACCCTGACCCGCCACGGGCAGGGCGCAGACGTCCGCTGGACGCTTCACACGTACAACGACCACGCCCACCTGGAGTAA
- a CDS encoding CAP domain-containing protein, whose protein sequence is MTVQVTDAQYGVQFSYTTTVAFKPERAPLPDFTQSAAEKQMLTVINAERARGGTCNGVPYPPAQPLLFEAHLQKAATLYARELAASGALSLEHRSAKDGRVPSQRMVDAGYRPVPPAGAAWLFEESLAAGLGFTDPAEVVAAWKQSPKHCRALFENIQDGAVARADGAAGTFWVLNISGWN, encoded by the coding sequence GTGACCGTGCAGGTCACGGACGCGCAGTACGGCGTGCAGTTCTCGTACACGACCACGGTGGCCTTCAAACCGGAGCGCGCGCCCCTGCCGGACTTCACGCAGTCGGCCGCGGAGAAACAGATGCTGACGGTCATCAACGCTGAACGGGCCCGCGGGGGCACGTGCAACGGCGTGCCGTACCCACCCGCGCAGCCGCTGCTGTTCGAGGCGCATCTGCAGAAAGCCGCGACGCTGTACGCCCGGGAACTCGCGGCGAGCGGCGCGCTGAGCCTCGAGCACCGCAGCGCGAAGGACGGGCGCGTGCCGTCGCAGCGCATGGTGGACGCCGGGTACCGGCCGGTGCCGCCGGCCGGCGCGGCGTGGCTCTTCGAGGAGAGCCTCGCGGCGGGCCTGGGCTTCACGGACCCGGCGGAGGTGGTCGCCGCCTGGAAACAGAGCCCGAAGCACTGCCGCGCCCTGTTCGAGAACATTCAGGACGGCGCGGTCGCCCGCGCGGACGGCGCGGCCGGCACGTTCTGGGTGCTGAACATCTCCGGCTGGAACTGA